Within the Candidatus Neomarinimicrobiota bacterium genome, the region GCAGTTTATCTGAAGACCGGCCGCATCGATGAAGCGGAGGCCACCATCATTACAGCCATTGTAACCCTTCCGCGATCACGGCTACGGGGCAGCGCCTATCGGAATACGCTCTCTATGGCCTACAACAATATGGGCGTTGTGGAAGAGTGGCGGGCTGTAAGCGAAGTATTAGAGTTTGAGCTGACTGACGCTGAAGCCCACAGGCGGAATGCCCAATCCCACTATCAAAATGCCTTGGAGCTTGATCCGCGCAATTCCTTGGCGTGGGACAATCTCCTGCAGTTACCTGGCCGAATCAAGAATAGCGACTATAAAGGCTTGCCAGCAGCGTCCTGATTTCGAGCCCTAGTTACTCCCCCTAAGATCCGAGACGAACA harbors:
- a CDS encoding tetratricopeptide repeat protein, with protein sequence MITAKILARSGAIGLASLMILTGYSPPAPGPSPSHYYHKGQAYELAGRYDRAERLFKRAISIDPTMAEAHLALGAVYLKTGRIDEAEATIITAIVTLPRSRLRGSAYRNTLSMAYNNMGVVEEWRAVSEVLEFELTDAEAHRRNAQSHYQNALELDPRNSLAWDNLLQLPGRIKNSDYKGLPAAS